A region from the Arvicola amphibius chromosome 12, mArvAmp1.2, whole genome shotgun sequence genome encodes:
- the Kcnj11 gene encoding ATP-sensitive inward rectifier potassium channel 11 produces MLSRKGIIPEEYVLTRLAEDPTEPRYRARERRARFVSKKGNCNVAHKNIREQGRFLQDVFTTLVDLKWPHTLLIFTMSFLCSWLLFAMVWWLIAFSHGDLAPGEGTTVPCVTSIHSFSSAFLFSIEVQVTIGFGGRMVTEECPLAILILIVQNIVGLMINAIMLGCIFMKTAQAHRRAETLIFSKHAVITLRHGRLCFMLRVGDLRKSMIISATIHMQVVRKTTSPEGEVVPLHQVDIPMENGVGGNSIFLVAPLIIYHVIDSNSPLYDLAPSDLHHHQDLEIIVILEGVVETTGITTQARTSYLADEILWGQRFVPIVAEEDGRYSVDYSKFGNTVKVPTPLCTARQLDEDRSLLDALTLASARGPLRKRSVAVAKAKPKFSISPDSLS; encoded by the coding sequence ATGCTGTCCCGAAAGGGCATTATCCCTGAGGAATACGTGCTGACCCGTCTGGCAGAGGACCCTACAGAGCCCAGGTATCGTGCTCGGGAAAGGAGGGCCCGCTTCGTGTCCAAGAAAGGCAACTGCAACGTCGCCCACAAGAACATTCGAGAGCAGGGCCGCTTCCTGCAGGATGTGTTCACCACGCTGGTGGACCTCAAATGGCCCCACACGCTGCTCATTTTCACCATGTCCTTCCTGTGCAGCTGGCTGCTCTTCGCCATGGTCTGGTGGCTCATTGCCTTCTCCCACGGTGACCTGGCCCCCGGAGAGGGCACCACTGTGCCCTGCGTCACAAGCATCCACTCCTTTTCgtctgccttcctcttctccatcgAGGTCCAGGTGACTATTGGTTTCGGCGGGCGCATGGTGACAGAGGAATGTCCTCTGGCCATCCTGATTCTCATTGTACAGAATATCGTAGGGCTAATGATCAATGCCATCATGCTGGGCTGCATCTTCATGAAGACGGCGCAGGCCCATCGGAGAGCAGAAACCCTCATCTTCAGCAAGCATGCTGTGATCACCCTGCGACATGGCCGCCTCTGCTTCATGCTTCGCGTGGGGGATCTCCGAAAGAGCATGATCATCAGCGCCACCATCCACATGCAGGTGGTGCGCAAGACCACCAGCCCTGAGGGTGAGGTCGTGCCTCTCCACCAGGTGGACATCCCCATGGAGAATGGCGTGGGTGGCAACAGCATCTTCCTGGTGGCCCCGCTCATCATCTACCACGTCATCGACTCCAACAGCCCTCTCTACGACCTGGCTCCTAGTGACCTGCACCACCACCAAGACCTGGAGATCATTGTCATTCTGGAAGGCGTGGTAGAAACTACAGGCATTACCACACAGGCCCGCACCTCCTACCTAGCTGACGAGATTCTATGGGGGCAGCGCTTTGTTCCCATTGTGGCCGAGGAGGACGGCCGATATTCTGTGGACTACTCCAAATTTGGTAACACCGTTAAAGTGCCCACACCACTCTGCACAGCTCGCCAACTTGATGAGGACCGCA